The following are from one region of the bacterium genome:
- a CDS encoding (4Fe-4S)-binding protein, producing MRDYKNKQITVFWESKLCIHSGNCVRGLPSVFDLKKHPWINVDAENADTIAQAIDRCPSGALSYKRSENL from the coding sequence ATGCGTGATTATAAAAACAAACAAATCACTGTATTCTGGGAATCTAAATTGTGCATTCATTCAGGTAATTGTGTCCGTGGCCTTCCGTCAGTATTTGATCTGAAAAAACATCCATGGATCAACGTGGATGCTGAAAACGCCGACACGATCGCACAGGCGATTGACCGTTGTCCGTCCGGCGCTCTGTCGTATAAACGTTCTGAAAATTTATAA